In Spiroplasma floricola 23-6, the DNA window TTTTTAAAGAAATGGGAGTAGAAATTAAAATGCAAGAAGGAGACTTAGAACTTTTAAAAAATAATCCTGTAGAATTTATTACATTTAGTTACTATATGTCATCAACAATAGCAAAACAAGAAGGTGAAATGACAGAAGGAAACTTAATGAAAATGGGAAAAAATCCTTTTTTACGAGCAACTGAATGAGGGTGACAAATTGATCCATTAGGATTAAGATATGTTTTAAATCAGTTATGAGATAGATATCATGTTCCATTATTTATTTCAGAAAATGGAATTGGTGTTTTAGAAAAACTAAATGAGAATAAAACTGTTGAAGATGATTATAGAATAGAGTATTTAGCTGAGCATTTTGAACAAATGAATGAAGCTATCAAAGATGGAGTTAATTTATTTGGTTATACTATGTGAACTCCAATTGATGTTGTTTCTGCAGGTTCAAATGAGATGTCAAAGCGCTATGGAATGATTTTTGTTGATTATGATGACTATCATAAAGGTAGTGGAGATAGATTTTTGAAGAAATCATATCATTGATTTAAAAAGTTCAGAGATACAAATGAAATTTAAAATAATAAAAAAATTACTTTTTTAAAGTGATTTTTTTATTGCTAAAATTATATTAGTGAGGAAATTTATGAAAAGAAAAATTGGAATATCAATCTATCCTGAGCAATCAACTTTTGAAAAAGACAAACAATATTTGGATTTAGCCAAAAAATTAGGATATGAAGTAGTTTTTACAAGTTTATTACATTTTGTAGGACAAAAAGATGATAAGAAAAAAGCAGAAATGGTTTTAAAAAGCGTTAAATATGCAAAAGAAATTGGTTTTTATACAATAATGGATGTTGAATATAAATCAATGGAATTAATAGCAATTAATGTCAATGATATAGCAAAATGTAAGCAATATGGAATTGATTGTTTAAGATTAGATTCTCCTAGTTTACCCTTTGAAATAGCAAATATTACGCATAATAAATTTGATATAGATATTCAACTAAACATGTCAAATAATGATAGTTTAATTGATAATGTTATGGACTTTAAACCAATCAGAGAAAGACTTAGTGGATGTCATAACTTTTATCCTTTAGAATATACTGCATTACCTTTTGAATATTTTAAGCAAGCAAATCAAAAATATTTAAAACATAATCTTTCAACAGCAGCTTTTGTGGGAAGTCACTTTGGACTAATGACAACAGCTGTTGATTGAAAAGAATTACCTACTTTAGAAGAACAAAGAAATCTTTCTATATCTGAACAAGCAAAAATTTTGTTTTATACTAATGAAATAAATCTTGTTTTAATTGGAAATGCATACGCAACAAGTGAGGAATTAGAAGAACTTGCAAGTATTGACAGATACGAGATAACTTTAAATGTAAAACCACTTTATAAATTAAGTAAAGTTGAAAAAGATATTTTAAAATTTAATCATTTTAGAAGAGGAGATATTACAGAATATTTTGTGAGATCAACTTTTTCAAGAGTTGAATTTAAAAATGAATCTATTGAAGTAAAAAATACAAAAAAAACTTATAATAGAGGAGATGTTGTCATTATAAATAATAATGATGCGAAATATAAGGGTGAATGTCATATTATTCTAAAAGATAATTTTGAAGATAAACAAGAAAAATATAATTGAATAGGTACTATTAAAGATAGTGAAAAAAGATTAATTGACTTTATTGGTCCATGAAATCATTTCAGATTTGGAATAGAGGAATAAATATGTTATTAGCAGGTTTAAGTACTGGAACTTTTTGAACATTATTTGGTTTTGGAATATTGGGATTATTATTAGGAATATGTTCAACTATTTTCTTTGTAGTTTTTAAAAGAAATAAGAAATTAGAAAAAGAATCATTTAAGGTAGTTTCTACAAAATTTAAGATATTTAGATTTTGACAATATTATGGAATTTTTACACTAGCATTAGTTGGTTATTTAATGGCTTTAATATTTTTAGGTATTTGTCTTGGAGAAATTATTTAATATAAAAATATTTTTATAGTGCATAAGAATAATATTTTTTCAAATTTCATACTAAAAAATGGAAAATTTCTTTACTTTTCCATTTTTTTTTTGTAAAATTTTCTTAGAAATTAATAGAAAGGAAATAGAATATGAAAGATAAAAGTATACATTTAACTAATGA includes these proteins:
- a CDS encoding MupG family TIM beta-alpha barrel fold protein, whose product is MKRKIGISIYPEQSTFEKDKQYLDLAKKLGYEVVFTSLLHFVGQKDDKKKAEMVLKSVKYAKEIGFYTIMDVEYKSMELIAINVNDIAKCKQYGIDCLRLDSPSLPFEIANITHNKFDIDIQLNMSNNDSLIDNVMDFKPIRERLSGCHNFYPLEYTALPFEYFKQANQKYLKHNLSTAAFVGSHFGLMTTAVDWKELPTLEEQRNLSISEQAKILFYTNEINLVLIGNAYATSEELEELASIDRYEITLNVKPLYKLSKVEKDILKFNHFRRGDITEYFVRSTFSRVEFKNESIEVKNTKKTYNRGDVVIINNNDAKYKGECHIILKDNFEDKQEKYNWIGTIKDSEKRLIDFIGPWNHFRFGIEE